The proteins below come from a single Zea mays cultivar B73 chromosome 8, Zm-B73-REFERENCE-NAM-5.0, whole genome shotgun sequence genomic window:
- the LOC100282188 gene encoding RGG repeats nuclear RNA binding protein: protein MASSNQFDLLGDVENDDPAHLLAAAEKKAAAVPKPAPAPAKLPTKPPPPAQPVREERNYGAPPRDGPGRGRGGRGGRTGPRRDFGDADAHGFEGGYGGGGGGFGDGGVARGENGEGRQAERGRGPRQPYRGGGRRGGYSDGQAGNEFGRPRRAYERHSGTGRGYGMKREGAGRGNWGTATDEGLEQDTVDAVNPEETTAVVEDEKKPEDAPQSEVEKDKEGAENEEEEKEPEDKEMTLEEYEKVLEEKRKALLSLKAEERKVEIDKELQAMQQLSVKKDGDEVFIKLGSDKDLKKKESAEREERGKKSLSINEFLKPAEGERYYNPSGRGRGRGRGGFRGGYNGGYRGPAAAPAIEDQAQFPALA, encoded by the exons ATGGCATCGAGTAACCAATTCGATCTACTTGGAGACGTCGAGAACGACGACCCTGCCCACCTCCTCGCAGCTGCCGAGAAGAAGGCGGCCGCGGTGCCTaagcccgcgcccgcgccggccAAGTTGCCCACCAAGCCTCCGCCGCCCGCGCAACCTG TGAGGGAGGAAAGGAACTATGGTGCTCCACCGCGCGATGGTCCAGGACGTGGAAGAGGCGGCCGCGGTGGCAGGACTGGCCCGAGGCGAGATTTTGGCGATGCTGATGCCCACGGCTTTGAGGGGGGGtatggtggcggcggcggcggttttgGGGACGGTGGAGTTGCTCGCGGTGAAAATGGTGAGGGTAGGCAGGCAGAGAGGGGCCGTGGGCCCCGCCAGCCTTACCGTGGAGGTGGGCGACGTGGTGGGTACAGCGATGGGCAGGCTGGGAATGAGTTTGGACGTCCTCGCCGGGCATATGAGCGCCACAGCGGCACAGGCCGTGGCTACGGGATGAAGCGTGAAGGGGCTGGGCGTGGAAATTGGGGAACTGCAACTGATGAAGGCCTTGAACA GGACACTGTGGATGCTGTTAATCCTGAGGAGACTACTGCCGTGGTGGAGGATGAGAAGAAACCTGAAGATGCACCACAGTCTGAGGTTGAGAAGGACAAGGAGGGCGCggagaatgaagaagaagaaaaggaacctGAGGATAAG GAGATGACTTTGGAGGAATATGAAAAGGTACTGGAGGAAAAACGAAAAGCTTTACTCTCCCTTAAGGCTGAGGAGAGAAAAGTTGAAATTGACAAGGAGCTACAGGCCATGCAACAACTGTCAGTTAAAAAGGATGGCGATGAAGTGTTTATCAAGCTG GGCTCTGACAAGGACTTGAAAAAGAAAGAAAGTGCTGAAAGAGAAGAACGGGGCAAGAAG tccctgaGCATCAACGAGTTCTTGAAGCCAGCTGAAGGCGAAAGGTACTATAACCCTAGTGGCCGTGGCCGTGGTAGGGGCCGTGGGGGGTTCCGTGGTGGTTACAACGGCGGTTATCGGGGACCAGCTGCTGCTCCAGCGATCGAAGACCAGGCTCAGTTCCCTGCCCTGGCCTAA
- the LOC103635424 gene encoding phosphatidylinositol 4-kinase gamma 4, with amino-acid sequence MSAAGATAVCTRDGGLLPLRPHCARSSSSFAAAAAAIVIYLTAPGLAVLPMRVMASDSIASVKLRVQTSRGVRARKQKLVFGGRELARDDGRILDYGVADGNVVHLVIRVPDVRLITVETVQGGKFRFRVEPGRTVGYVKQQIAKDHPAAARPGEQRLVLEGEDLDDRHLIHDVCRADGAVIHLLVRRSVVARDAGSGRPSPPPRRDDVRIEPVGGDHKAAVRGMVDAALAGMESGNAPIMSSEGTGGAYFMRDATGQRHVAVFKPADEEPMAANNPRGLPVSSTGEGLKKGTRVGEGALREVAAYILDHPPRSGTADDGFAGVPPTALVRCTHGAFRQGGAGAGARAPVPKLGSMQAFVSNCGSCEDMGPSAFPVQEVHKICVLDIRLANADRHAGNILVRKHDGGGGGGMSLVPIDHGYCLPESFEDCTFEWLYWPQCREPFSDETVEYVRSLDAEEDVTMLRLHGWEVSRECARTLRVATMLLKKGVERGLTAFHIGSIMCRETLTKESAIEEIVREAAERGGGCETVFLQAVSEIMDRRLDDIKEHVSL; translated from the exons ATGTCGGCGGCCGGCGCCACCGCCGTCTGCACGAGGGACGGCGGCCTCCTCCCGCTGCGTCCGCACTGCGCGAGGTCGTCCTCCTccttcgccgccgccgccgccgccatcgtGATCTACCTGACGGCGCCGGGCCTGGCCGTGTTGCCGATGCGGGTGATGGCGTCCGACTCCatcgcctcggtgaagctccgcgTGCAGACGTCCCGGGGCGTGAGGGCGCGCAAGCAGAAGCTCGTCTTCGGCGGGCGCGAGCtggcgcgcgacgacgggcgcATCCTGGACTACGGCGTGGCGGACGGCAACGTGGTGCACCTGGTCATCCGCGTCCCGGACGTGCGCCTCATCACCGTGGAGACCGTGCAGGGCGGCAAGTTCAGGTTCCGCGTGGAGCCCGGGCGCACCGTCGGGTACGTGAAGCAGCAGATCGCCAAGGACCACCCCGCGGCGGCGCGCCCCGGCGAGCAGCGGCTCGTGCTCGAGGGCGAGGACCTCGACGACCGCCACCTCATCCACGACGTGTGCAGGGCCGACGGCGCCGTGATACACCTGCTGGTGCGGCGCTCCGTCGTCGCGCGCGACGCCGGGTCCGGGCGGCCGTCGCCACCGCCACGGCGTGACGACGTCAGGATCGAGCCCGTAGGCGGCGACCATAAGGCGGCGGTGCGTGGCATGGTCGACGCGGCGCTCGCCGGGATGGAGAGCGGGAACGCGCCCATCATGTCGTCGGAGGGCACGGGGGGAGCCTACTTCATGCGGGACGCGACGGGGCAGCGGCACGTGGCCGTGTTCAAGCCGGCGGACGAGGAGCCCATGGCCGCCAACAACCCGCGCGGCCTCCCCGTGTCGTCCACCGGCGAAGGCCTGAAGAAAGGGACGCGCGTCGGGGAGGGGGCGCTGAGGGAGGTCGCGGCCTACATCCTCGACCACCCACCCAGGAGCGGGACCGCGGATGATGGGTTCGCCGGTGTGCCGCCGACCGCGCTCGTCCGGTGCACGCACGGAGCCTTCAGGCAGggcggagccggagccggagcgaGGGCGCCGGTGCCCAAGCTGGGGTCCATGCAGGCCTTCGTTAGTAACTGCGGCAGCTGCGAGGACATGGGACCCAGCGCGTTCCCGGTGCAGGAGGTCCACAAGATCTGCGTGCTGGACATACGGCTCGCCAACGCCGATCGCCACGCCGGAAACATACTCGTCCGCAAGCACGAcggcggcggaggcggaggcatGTCGCTGGTTCCCATCGACCATGGATACTGTCTGCCGGAGAGC TTCGAGGACTGCACTTTCGAGTGGCTCTACTGGCCTCAGTGCCGGGAGCCCTTCAGCGACGAGACGGTGGAGTACGTGCGGTCCCTGGACGCGGAGGAGGACGTGACTATGCTGAGGCTCCACGGGTGGGAGGTGTCGCGCGAGTGCGCGCGCACGCTGCGCGTCGCCACCATGCTGCTGAAGAAGGGTGTGGAGAGGGGCCTCACCGCCTTCCACATCGGGAGCATCATGTGCAGAGAGACCCTGACCAAGGAGTCCGCCATCGAAGAGATCGTCCGTGAGGCGGCGGAACGGGGAGGAGGATGCGAGACTGTCTTCTTGCAGGCTGTCTCGGAGATCATGGACCGCCGTCTCGACGACATCAAAGAACATGTTAGCCTCTAG
- the LOC103635426 gene encoding uncharacterized protein, whose translation MLEKTLVDLLHEHNTPEYKGNNGWTPDAWNKIAKEFQERERYAGFSKVQIQEKEKELKRDYKMLKDARKQSGVSWDERRCMIQAHPQIWDNIIKSFPKAKKFRNKSFPLFEALGDLHDGYNTAEGTYNFTSTQPNGPDLTQIGTGDVSINVEDHEDVRELLADHEQNEVEDKVYEVEGVDVNADKQDKIPKRTVVVSRNGEEKGPKRQKKSSNIEVLMERYLNIRSKQAEDEATLLAREREARGGDDFSIKNCISVLNTLEVTKEEKVKAYKVFKDPDNRQIFLSACNDDREAALM comes from the exons ATgttagagaagacccttgttgacttgTTACATGAACACAATACTCCTGAATATAAGGGTAACAATGGTTGGACACCTGATGCATGGAACAAGATTGCTAAGGAATTTCAAGAGAGGGAAAGATATGCAGGTTTCTCAAAAGTTCAAAtccaagaaaaggaaaaagagttaAAGAGAGATTACAAGATGTTGAAAGATGCAAGAAAACAAAGCGGGGTTTCTTGGGATGAGAGGAGGTGTATGATTCAAGCTCATCCACAAATATGGGACAACATAATCAAA TCATTTCCAAAGGCTAAGAAATTTCGCAACAAATCTTTCCCTCTCTTTGAAGCTTTGGGAGACCTACATGATGGTTA CAATACTGCTGAAGGGACCTACAACTTCACTTCTACTCAACCAAATGGTCCAGATCTCACACAAATTGGGACTGGAGATGTTTCTATCAACGTAGAAGACCATGAAGATGTGAGAGAGCTTCTGGCAGACCACGAACAAAATGAAGTAGAAGACAAAGTGTATGAAGTTGAAGGAGTGGATGTAAATGCTGATAAACAAGATAAAATACCAAAAAGGACTGTTGTTGTTTCAAGGAATGGAGAAGAAAAAGGACCAAAGAGACAAAAGAAGAGTTCCAACATAGAGGTATTGATGGAGAGGTACCTAAACATTAGAAGCAAACAAGCTGAAGATGAAGCAACACTATTAGCAAGAGAAAGGGAGGCAAGAGGAGGTGATGACTTCTCAATTAAGAATTGCATATCAGTTCTAAACACATTGGAGGTCACAAAGGAGGAGAAGGTCAAAGCCTATAAGGTGTTCAAGGACCCTGACAATCGCCAAATTTTCTTGAGCGCATGCAATGATGATAGAGAGGCTGCATTGATGTAG